In one Anticarsia gemmatalis isolate Benzon Research Colony breed Stoneville strain chromosome 9, ilAntGemm2 primary, whole genome shotgun sequence genomic region, the following are encoded:
- the LOC142975490 gene encoding acyl-CoA Delta-9 desaturase-like, with the protein MPPQAETNSSLLRTNCEDGCEEILPKVKTLDNRQWRIVWRNVALFSFLHLAAVYGLYLFLFKIMWRTNLYVCCLIYFSGLGITAGAHRLWSHKSYKARLPLQILLVIFNTIALQDAVVDWVREHRMHHKYSETDADPHNAKRGFFFSHIGWLLIRKHPDIKAKGHTIDLEDVRNDPVLKFQKRYYRIIAPLACFVIPPYVATLWGESPWNAFFVCAMFRYAYTLNGTWLVNSAAHIWGTKPYDKNINPTENKIVSHITFGEGFHNYHHTFPWDYKTAELGTYSLNLTKLFIDIMAKIGWAYDLKTVSEDVIQKRILRTGDGSKVSQGATAMYSAKS; encoded by the exons ATGCCTCCTCAGGCAGAGACAAATTCATCTCTACTACGAACAAACTGTGAAGATGGGTGTGAGGAAATACTGCCAAAGGTCAAAACATTGGATAACAGACAATGGCGCATAGTGTGGAGAAATGTGGCCCTCTTCTCCTTTCTACATTTAGCAGCAGTTTATGGTCTATATCTATTCCTGTTTAAAATTATGTGGCGAACCAACTTGTAtg TGTGCTGTTTAATTTACTTCTCTGGCTTGGGTATTACGGCAGGAGCACACAGACTGTGGTCACACAAGTCATACAAAGCACGACTGCCACTACAAATACTGCTAGTCATCTTTAACACTATTGCCCTACAA GACGCAGTTGTGGACTGGGTACGAGAACATCGTATGCATCATAAATACTCCGAAACAGATGCCGATCCTCACAACGCTAAACGCGGATTCTTCTTTTCACACATAGGGTGGCTCTTGATCAGGAAACATCCAGACATCAAAGCAAAAGGACACACCATTGACCTGGAGGATGTTCGAAATGATCCCGTCTTAAAGTTTCAAAAGAG GTATTATCGGATAATAGCACCACTGGCTTGTTTTGTCATTCCCCCGTATGTGGCAACTTTATGGGGCGAATCTCCATGGAACGCTTTCTTCGTTTGCGCCATGTTTCGTTATGCTTACACACTGAATGGAACCTGGCTTGTCAACTCTGCCGCACATATTTGGGGCACCAAACCCTATGACAAGAATATTAATccaacagaaaataaaatagtatcacACATCACATTTGGGGAAGGATTCCACAATTATCATCACACATTCCCTTGGGACTACAAAACTGCAGAGCTTGGCACATACAGCTTGAATTTGACAAAActgtttattgatattatggCCAAAATTGGATGGGCGTATGATCTCAAGACTGTGTCGGAGGACGTAATTCAGAAACGTATTCTAAGAACAGGGGACGGTAGTAAAGTGTCACAAGGAGCGACTGCTATGTATTCGGCAAAGtcgtaa